One stretch of Arachis hypogaea cultivar Tifrunner chromosome 20, arahy.Tifrunner.gnm2.J5K5, whole genome shotgun sequence DNA includes these proteins:
- the LOC112783757 gene encoding pentatricopeptide repeat-containing protein At5g06540 has translation MVPTKLHFSLKHRFPRSPPPPRTFSTIPLPPPTPPSLSLLADQCTTIHHLKQVHAQLILTGRIRQDPFVASRLLSSSALSPFADLTLASRIFSSLPYPPNTFMWNTLIRAHASSPNPHYSLCLYVSMRKLGAIPGKHTFPFLLKACSNIPSLPACTQVHTHVLKFGLSFDSHVANGLVKGYSVSGDFARARLMFDEMPDRSLSLWTTMVCGYAQNQCYDEALGLFDEMIEDGLEPNAATLASVLSACARAGYLELGQRIHEFMKVKGFEVKVILGTALVYMYAKNGEIVMARKLFDEMTERNVVTWNVMISGLAAHGHVEDALGLFEKLKEEQAVVPNNVTFLGVLSACCHAGLVDVGREIFYSMKNVYGVDAKIEHYGCMVDLLGKEGKLLEAEELVKGMPWKPDIVILGALLAACKNNGNTKVAKRVVKEILALEPHNHGVHVAMSNIYAEAGQWNEVLRLRKVMKEERLKKTPGWSLVAT, from the coding sequence ATGGTGCCGACAAAACTGCACTTCTCGCTCAAACACCGCTTCCCCCGTTCACCACCGCCGCCACGAACCTTCTCAACCATTCCACTTCCGCCGCCCACTCCTCCTAGTCTCTCTCTCCTCGCCGACCAATGCACCACAATACACCACCTCAAACAAGTCCACGCCCAGTTGATCCTCACCGGCCGCATCCGCCAAGACCCCTTCGTCGCCAGCCGCCTCCTCTCCTCCTCCGCCCTCTCCCCCTTCGCCGACCTCACCCTCGCTTCTAGAATCTTTTCCTCCCTCCCATACCCACCCAACACCTTCATGTGGAACACCCTCATCCGCGCCCACGCCTCTAGCCCCAATCCCCATTACTCTCTCTGCCTTTACGTCTCCATGAGGAAGCTAGGCGCTATTCCCGGGAAACACACCTTCCCCTTTCTCCTTAAGGCCTGCTCTAACATTCCCTCTCTGCCAGCCTGTACCCAGGTTCACACACACGTGCTGAAATTCGGGTTGAGCTTTGATTCCCACGTGGCCAATGGTTTGGTCAAGGGTTACTCTGTTTCCGGAGATTTTGCCCGTGCGCGCCTTATGTTCGATGAAATGCCGGACAGGAGTTTGAGTCTTTGGACGACGATGGTTTGTGGGTATGCTCAGAATCAATGTTATGATGAGGCTTTGGGGCTTTTTGATGAGATGATTGAGGATGGATTGGAGCCCAATGCTGCGACGCTGGCTTCAGTGTTATCGGCTTGCGCTCGGGCGGGGTATCTTGAGCTTGGGCAGAGGATTCATGAGTTCATGAAGGTGAAGGGGTTTGAAGTGAAAGTGATTCTTGGGACGGCGTTGGTTTACATGTATGCAAAGAATGGGGAGATTGTTATGGCTCGGAAGTTGTTTGATGAAATGACTGAGAGAAATGTTGTTACTTGGAATGTGATGATCTCTGGCTTGGCTGCTCATGGACATGTTGAAGATGCTCTTGGTCTCTTTGAGAAGCTGAAGGAGGAGCAAGCTGTCGTCCCTAACAATGTCACTTTCTTAGGGGTTTTGTCGGCTTGTTGTCATGCTGGCTTGGTTGATGTTGGTCGTGAGATCTTTTATTCGATGAAAAATGTGTATGGGGTTGACGCAAAGATTGAACATTATGGGTGCATGGTGGATCTTCTTGGAAAAGAGGGTAAGTTGTTAGAGGCAGAGGAACTGGTAAAGGGAATGCCTTGGAAGCCTGATATTGTAATTTTAGGAGCTTTGTTGGCAGCTTGCAAAAATAATGGAAATACCAAGGTTGCTAAAAGAGTCGTAAAAGAAATCCTTGCTCTGGAACCTCATAATCATGGTGTACATGTTGCTATGTCGAATATATATGCAGAGGCTGGACAATGGAATGAAGTTTTGAGACTGAGGAAGGTTATGAAAGAAGAAAGACTAAAGAAAACTCCAGGGTGGAGCCTTGTTGCTACTTAA
- the LOC112783393 gene encoding uncharacterized protein yields MVFYFKARPEAGDYTIFMGLDKYENEELIKYGFPEDIWFHVDKMSSAHVYVRLHKGQTIDDISEGLLEDCAQLVKANSIQGNKVNNIDVVYTPWANLKKTASMDVGQVGFHNPKMVRTVRVEKRINEIVNRLNKTKVERKPDLRAEREAVNAAERAERKQQMRDKKRREELERLEKERQAELRSYKGLMVAENMTSNKHIASGSKTLQEMEDDFM; encoded by the exons ATGGTTTTCTACTTCAAGGCACGCCCTGAAGCTGGCGATTACACCATCTTCATGGGTCTCGACAAGTACGAGAACGAAGAACTCATCAAATATGGTTTCCCTGAAGATATCTG GTTCCATGTTGATAAGATGTCTTCAGCACATGTTTATGTAAGACTGCACAAAGGTCAGACTATTGATGACATTAGTGAAGGTTTACTGGAGGACTGTGCTCAGCTTGTTAAAGCAAATTCGATTCAAG GAAATAAGGTGAACAATATTGATGTTGTTTATACTCCCTGGGCCAATTTAAAGAAAACTGCTTCAATGGATGTTGGTCAAGTTGGTTTCCACAACCCCAAAATG gTCCGAACTGTGAGAGTGGAGAAGCGGATCAATGAGATTGTCAACAGGCTAAACAAAACAAAAGTGGAAAGGAAACCTGATTTGAGAG CTGAGCGTGAAGCAGTTAATGCAGCTGAAAGAGCTGAGAGAAAGCAACAAATGAGAGACAAG AAACGCCGTGAGGAATTGGAAAGACTTGAAAAGGAGAGACAAGCCGAGCTGAGGAGCTACAAGGGTTTGATGGTTGCAGAGAATATGACATCCAATAAGCACATTGCATCAGGAAGCAAAACACTGCAAGAAATGGAGGATGATTTCATGTAA